From the Choloepus didactylus isolate mChoDid1 chromosome 22, mChoDid1.pri, whole genome shotgun sequence genome, one window contains:
- the LOC119518658 gene encoding L-lactate dehydrogenase A chain-like isoform X2 — protein MAALKDQLIQHLIKEEQTPQNKITVVGVGAVGMACAISILMKELADESALVDVIEDKLKGEMMDLQHGSLFLRAPKVFSGKDYSATANSKLVIITAGARQQEGESHLNLVQCNVNIFKVIIPNVVKYSPNCKFLIVSNPVDILTYAACKISGFPKNRVIGSGCNLDSARFCYLTGERLGVHPISCHGWVLGEHGDSSVPVWSGVNVAGVSLKNLHPELGSDADKEHWKECRYTLGDPKRAAILKSYNVVSLTV, from the exons ATGGCAGCTCTCAAGGATCAGCTGATTCAGCATCTTATTAAGGAAGAACAGACCCCTCAGAATAAGATTACAGTTGTTGGGGTTGGTGCTGTTGGCATGGCCTGTGCCATCAGTATCTTAATGAAGGAATTGGCAGATGAATCGGCACTTGTTGATGTCATAGAAGACAAATTGAAGGGAGAGATGATGGATCTCCAACATGGCAGCCTTTTCCTTAGAGCACCAAAAGTATTCTCTGGCAAAGACTATAGTGCGACTGCAAACTCCAAGCTGGTTATCATCACAGCTGGGGCACGTCAGCAAGAGGGAGAGAGCCATCTTAATTTGGTCCAGTGTAATGTGAACATCTTTAAAGTCATCATTCCTAATGTTGTAAAatacagcccaaactgcaaattCCTTATTGTTTCCAATCCAGTGGATATCTTGACCTATGCGGCTTGCAAAATAAGTGGCTTTCCCAAAAATCGTGTTATTGGAAGTGGTTGCAATCTGGATTCAGCCCGGTTCTGTTATCTAACGGGGGAGAGGCTGGGAGTTCACCCAATAAGCTGTCATGGCTGGGTCCTTGGGGAGCATGGAGACTCTAGTGTGCCTGTATGGAGTGGAGTGAATGTTGCTGGGGTCTCCTTGAAAAATCTGCACCCTGAATTAGGCAGTGATGCCGATAAGGAACATTGGAAAGAG TGCAGATACACTTTGGGGGATCCAAAAAGAGCTGCGATTTTAAAGTCTTATAATGTTGTATCACTTACTGTCTAG
- the LOC119518658 gene encoding L-lactate dehydrogenase A chain-like isoform X1: protein MAALKDQLIQHLIKEEQTPQNKITVVGVGAVGMACAISILMKELADESALVDVIEDKLKGEMMDLQHGSLFLRAPKVFSGKDYMDILTYAACKISGFPKNRVIGSGCNLDSARFCYLTGERLGVHPISCHGWVLGEHGDSSVPVWSGVNVAGVSLKNLHPELGSDADKEHWKEVHKQVVDSAYEVIKLKGYTSWAIGLSVVDLAESKMKTLRRVHPVSTLIKGLYGIKDDVFLSVPCILGQNGISDIVKVSLTPEEEARLKKSADTLWGIQKELRF, encoded by the exons ATGGCAGCTCTCAAGGATCAGCTGATTCAGCATCTTATTAAGGAAGAACAGACCCCTCAGAATAAGATTACAGTTGTTGGGGTTGGTGCTGTTGGCATGGCCTGTGCCATCAGTATCTTAATGAAGGAATTGGCAGATGAATCGGCACTTGTTGATGTCATAGAAGACAAATTGAAGGGAGAGATGATGGATCTCCAACATGGCAGCCTTTTCCTTAGAGCACCAAAAGTATTCTCTGGCAAAGACTATA TGGATATCTTGACCTATGCGGCTTGCAAAATAAGTGGCTTTCCCAAAAATCGTGTTATTGGAAGTGGTTGCAATCTGGATTCAGCCCGGTTCTGTTATCTAACGGGGGAGAGGCTGGGAGTTCACCCAATAAGCTGTCATGGCTGGGTCCTTGGGGAGCATGGAGACTCTAGTGTGCCTGTATGGAGTGGAGTGAATGTTGCTGGGGTCTCCTTGAAAAATCTGCACCCTGAATTAGGCAGTGATGCCGATAAGGAACATTGGAAAGAGGTTCACAAGCAGGTGGTCGACAGTGCTTATGAGGTGATCAAACTGAAAGGTTACACCTCCTGGGCCATTGGGCTGTCTGTGGTAGATTTGGCAGAAAGTAAAATGAAGACTCTTAGACGGGTACATCCAGTTTCCACCCTGATTAAGGGTCTCTATGGAATAAAAGATGACGTCTTCCTTAGTGTTCCTTGCATCTTGGGACAGAATGGAATCTCAGACATTGTCAAAGTGTCTCTGACTCCTGAAGAAGAGGCCCGTTTGAAGAAGAGTGCAGATACACTTTGGGGGATCCAAAAAGAGCTGCGATTTTAA